A stretch of the Salvelinus fontinalis isolate EN_2023a chromosome 22, ASM2944872v1, whole genome shotgun sequence genome encodes the following:
- the LOC129820374 gene encoding fer3-like protein: MERQGRLGDSALYDFVSDINLMEIHPKSTSGSKQLMDSFLPATGYRGRYYNLSYVNGSHRETDTSEGEQTGHGHPLHEMATGSTSAYTYYSPGSFSHTSHTHTSDTHTGRSKRRRVINVGQRQAANVRERKRMFSLNEAFDELRRKVPTFAYEKRLSRIETLRLAIVYISFMTDLLENT, translated from the coding sequence atgGAGAGGCAGGGCCGTCTTGGGGACTCGGCACTGTATGACTTTgtcagtgatataaacctcatggAGATTCACCCAAAGTCCACTTCGGGTTCAAAACAGCTCATGGACAGCTTTCTCCCAGCCACTGGCTACCGGGGCCGGTACTACAACCTCTCCTATGTTAACGGGAGCCACCGGGAAACAGATACAAGCGAGGGGGAACAAACCGGACACGGACATCCACTGCATGAGATGGCCACAGGGAGCACATCTGCCTACACCTACTACAGCCCAggctctttctcacacacatctcacacacacacctcagacacacacaccgggCGGTCGAAGCGGAGGCGTGTGATCAATGTGGGCCAGCGTCAGGCGGCGAACGTccgggagaggaagaggatgttCAGTCTCAACGAGGCATTTGACGAGCTGCGGAGAAAAGTGCCAACCTTTGCTTACGAGAAGAGGCTGTCACGCATCGAGACGCTCCGCCTCGCCATCGTTTACATCTCCTTCATGACGGACCTGTTAGAGAACACTTGA